Proteins encoded by one window of Syntrophorhabdaceae bacterium:
- the folE2 gene encoding GTP cyclohydrolase FolE2: MVSKADMIDVQNMEDTRKIEIDKVGVKNVKYPIIVMDKVNSFQHTIATIDMYVNLPHNYKGTHMSRFVEILHDNKNMINMKNFPGILKEMKDRLNAESAHMIVRFPYFMKKEAPVSKTQSFLEYHCGFSGFMDDQNRMKEFVVSVSVPINTLCPCSKEISKYGAHNQRGVAKLDVSFKKFFWIEDMINIIESCASTDVYSILKREDEKYITEKAFENPKFVEDVVRDIAEMLSKDTNITWFAIEAENFESIHNHSAYAYLERKNEGGNT, encoded by the coding sequence ATGGTATCTAAAGCAGACATGATAGATGTACAGAATATGGAAGACACGAGAAAGATAGAGATCGATAAGGTCGGTGTAAAGAATGTCAAGTATCCTATTATCGTGATGGACAAGGTAAACAGTTTCCAGCATACCATCGCAACCATAGACATGTATGTCAACCTTCCTCACAATTATAAAGGCACCCATATGAGCAGGTTCGTCGAGATCCTCCACGATAATAAGAACATGATCAACATGAAGAACTTTCCCGGCATACTGAAAGAGATGAAGGACAGGCTCAATGCTGAATCTGCTCATATGATCGTAAGATTCCCCTATTTCATGAAAAAGGAGGCGCCGGTCTCAAAGACCCAGAGCTTTCTTGAGTACCACTGCGGTTTTTCAGGCTTCATGGACGACCAGAACAGGATGAAAGAGTTTGTTGTATCCGTGTCCGTACCGATCAACACCCTCTGTCCCTGCTCAAAAGAGATCAGTAAGTACGGGGCGCATAACCAGAGAGGGGTCGCAAAGCTGGATGTGAGTTTTAAAAAATTTTTCTGGATCGAAGACATGATCAATATCATAGAAAGTTGTGCAAGCACCGATGTATACTCTATTCTCAAGAGAGAAGATGAAAAGTACATTACCGAAAAGGCATTTGAAAATCCAAAATTTGTCGAAGATGTGGTAAGAGATATCGCAGAGATGTTATCAAAGGATACAAATATAACGTGGTTTGCCATAGAGGCTGAAAATTTCGAGAGCATCCACAACCACAGCGCATATGCGTATCTTGAAAGAAAAAATGAGGGAGGGAACACATGA